The proteins below are encoded in one region of Campylobacter helveticus:
- a CDS encoding ParA family protein gives MVIAVVNEKGGSGKTTIAVNLACRLAQDGDRVTLIDADPQKSTEVFSNNRSLSELPPLFSNISKTGAALKDEITIQKEKMMLL, from the coding sequence ATGGTTATTGCTGTTGTAAATGAAAAGGGTGGTAGTGGCAAAACCACCATAGCGGTCAATCTTGCCTGTCGTCTCGCTCAAGATGGAGATAGGGTAACACTCATAGATGCCGACCCACAAAAATCAACCGAAGTATTTTCAAATAATCGCAGCCTTTCAGAATTACCGCCTTTATTTTCAAATATCTCAAAAACAGGTGCAGCTCTTAAAGATGAGATTACGATACAAAAAGAAAAAATGATGTTGTTGTAA
- a CDS encoding Hcp family type VI secretion system effector encodes MAQPAYIKIEGSSQGLISSGASTEASIGNRYQAGHEDEIMAQEVSHIVEVPTDPQSGQPSGQRVHKPFSFTCSLNKAVPLLYNALTKGEKLPKVEVHWFRTSTSGGGEHFFTTILEDAIITSIDLVMPNAQDKNNSDKTELFKVSMNYRKIIWEHTAAGTSGSDDWREAKA; translated from the coding sequence ATGGCACAACCAGCTTACATTAAAATCGAGGGTTCTTCTCAAGGTCTTATTTCAAGTGGTGCTTCAACTGAAGCTAGCATAGGTAATCGCTATCAAGCAGGACATGAAGATGAGATTATGGCTCAAGAAGTTTCACACATTGTTGAAGTGCCAACTGACCCACAAAGTGGGCAACCATCAGGGCAAAGAGTTCATAAACCCTTCTCTTTCACTTGCTCACTTAATAAAGCCGTTCCGCTACTTTACAATGCTCTTACAAAGGGAGAAAAGCTTCCAAAAGTAGAAGTGCATTGGTTTAGAACCTCTACAAGTGGAGGAGGAGAACATTTCTTTACGACTATACTTGAAGATGCTATCATCACAAGTATCGATCTTGTAATGCCAAACGCACAGGATAAAAATAATAGTGATAAAACAGAACTTTTCAAAGTTTCTATGAATTATAGAAAAATCATTTGGGAACACACTGCTGCTGGCACAAGTGGAAGTGATGACTGGAGAGAGGCTAAAGCTTAA
- a CDS encoding helicase RepA family protein: MPKKFNILTNDFFNADKSVVLCKDTLKLELGSVAILSGASSIGKSYLALKICANALNEGFVPFFWSLEDKIASIKTRIKDIEYFYPFESEKLNFSNERPNIISSDPNEKFKK; this comes from the coding sequence ATGCCGAAGAAATTTAATATATTGACAAATGATTTTTTTAATGCAGACAAGTCTGTTGTTTTATGTAAGGATACTCTTAAATTAGAATTGGGTTCTGTTGCGATTTTGAGTGGCGCGAGTTCAATAGGAAAATCCTATTTGGCATTAAAAATTTGCGCGAATGCTTTAAATGAAGGTTTTGTTCCATTTTTTTGGAGTTTGGAGGATAAAATTGCTTCAATTAAAACTAGAATTAAAGATATAGAATATTTTTATCCTTTTGAAAGTGAAAAGCTTAATTTTTCAAATGAGAGACCAAATATCATATCATCTGATCCTAATGAAAAATTTAAGAAATAA
- the tssM gene encoding type VI secretion system membrane subunit TssM, which produces MFQKIKNFLQSKLFLALFSLSVLFIMSVFFCFWGSLIAFNDVYIFANPYLRFGIVFVLWFFIFLFFLLKPIINFFASFKNEKRSKLKALKKEANEFLFKAKRNFFISMKDAKNTWKQDIKTKNLPLIIIIGNEGAGKSTFINYSNIEYPLSDSLESYKKLHKSTTNFSLYVSKNGALLDTEGNYFSQEEFFSPQSSDELPEDDIDKNKEFLVKKHIWRSFLNFLNKNFFHSKLNGIVLIVDTKLFLTQPKEYSQNIIRYLTKRVNDCENALNLRLPIYIVFSKLDLLEGMKEFMNIFNEKIANKILGLSFSGTIDKNILDKDFKEISQSLFYAFTSMNHHIHSLEEKNKIYFFLKQLDNLFALAKNFILQLQNENSLKNNSSLRGMYFVSAYQENVPRNFLLDAVCEKYNIKKALVKTSRIKTEQSFFVKSLLEDIIFKDTPLSHVKNLLKKISFVSLAILLFLGTYFISFHFISKNINEQEKAHNALYNLNALLQNSKNYENFDINKKAELLAHLKNILSVYPQLGNEANFVDYFKIELSYKAFSKAQEFYYQLNEDVLKNTLLKEMEFILQNDNDSSTLVKTLYMYKSLFAQQYLDKNLLKIWINENWQVLSKYQISNESFLSGIDELTKINLNHFKENEQSIRTSIFKLGKTSRAERIYILLDFINYEKKRKKYNLKDDLGFAANSVFAPSSKIDLIERIYTKNGMLEFLNSLNTDIDKATQIEAFMFANKNLKTEDKNALAMAILKIYLDAYQNKWQSILHSLAPQKYNTKDGFLNELSILSKKENPVQTLLTIINSNTNLNDPLLLTQAYNLGLNASEIKNSFVNFTKVFEPYHQLNSQNKLVDAGTSALGLKTEDKNEVKLLELLSADIMRIHTKITEFTTTNTQSAEEKIIYALGKSKDTNDAFTLFNADIKKLPGGFEKYYKQLSLDAWNLIENHGISLFNTAWFDEVYTPFINNVALLYPFNETSSEELSIDAFKSFFGKNGTLNRFLNKYFNGVLIKRKNSYSVKNELSSKMNFSKDFLNFISTANVLSNLMLNANDNIKVSYTLKSLDLSADFSFIEFGYNNLSTKYDHTLNTNLAIIAEHFNHSSNLNFTAYNYANSNLSYQKNYKGEWAWYRFANENKKANNYGFIFENNTKMYFDFALIGDIHTIITTLKSLKITENVTGNAK; this is translated from the coding sequence ATGTTTCAAAAAATAAAAAATTTTTTACAATCTAAACTTTTTTTAGCACTTTTTTCTTTAAGTGTTCTTTTTATTATGAGTGTGTTTTTTTGCTTTTGGGGTTCTTTAATTGCCTTTAATGATGTCTATATTTTTGCCAATCCTTATCTTAGATTTGGAATTGTATTTGTTCTTTGGTTTTTTATTTTTTTATTTTTTCTTTTAAAGCCTATCATAAACTTTTTTGCTTCTTTTAAAAATGAAAAAAGAAGCAAACTTAAAGCTCTCAAAAAAGAAGCCAATGAATTTTTATTTAAAGCTAAAAGAAATTTTTTTATTTCCATGAAAGATGCTAAAAATACTTGGAAACAAGATATAAAAACTAAAAATTTACCTCTTATTATCATTATAGGAAATGAAGGGGCAGGAAAAAGCACTTTTATTAACTACTCAAATATAGAATATCCTTTAAGCGATAGTTTGGAATCTTATAAAAAACTTCATAAATCAACCACTAATTTTTCTTTGTATGTTTCTAAAAATGGAGCTTTGCTTGATACGGAAGGAAATTATTTTTCTCAAGAGGAATTTTTTAGTCCTCAAAGTAGCGATGAATTACCAGAAGATGATATAGATAAAAATAAAGAATTTTTGGTAAAGAAACACATTTGGCGTTCATTTTTGAATTTTTTAAATAAAAATTTTTTTCATAGTAAGCTTAATGGCATCGTTTTGATTGTTGATACAAAACTTTTTTTAACACAGCCTAAAGAATACTCTCAAAACATTATCCGTTACCTTACCAAAAGGGTTAATGATTGTGAAAATGCTTTGAATTTAAGACTTCCCATTTATATCGTTTTTTCTAAGCTTGATTTGCTTGAAGGTATGAAAGAATTTATGAATATTTTTAATGAAAAAATCGCCAATAAAATCCTTGGTTTGAGCTTCAGCGGAACGATTGATAAGAATATTTTAGACAAGGATTTTAAAGAAATAAGCCAGTCATTATTTTATGCTTTTACAAGTATGAATCATCACATCCATTCTTTGGAAGAAAAGAATAAAATATACTTTTTTCTTAAACAGCTCGATAATCTATTTGCTTTGGCTAAGAACTTTATTTTACAACTTCAAAACGAGAATTCTTTAAAAAATAATTCTAGTTTAAGAGGGATGTATTTTGTAAGTGCTTATCAGGAAAATGTTCCAAGAAATTTCTTACTTGATGCAGTTTGTGAAAAATACAATATTAAAAAAGCCCTAGTTAAAACAAGTCGTATTAAAACAGAACAAAGTTTTTTTGTAAAATCTTTACTGGAGGATATCATCTTTAAAGACACGCCTTTAAGTCATGTTAAAAATTTATTGAAAAAAATCTCTTTTGTTTCCTTAGCAATTTTACTTTTTCTAGGAACTTATTTTATATCCTTTCATTTTATTTCTAAAAATATCAATGAACAAGAAAAAGCACACAACGCTTTATATAATCTTAATGCCCTTTTGCAAAATTCTAAAAATTATGAAAATTTTGACATTAACAAAAAGGCTGAGCTTTTAGCACATCTTAAAAATATCCTTAGTGTGTATCCTCAACTTGGCAATGAAGCAAATTTTGTGGATTATTTTAAAATCGAACTTTCATATAAAGCTTTTTCAAAGGCTCAAGAGTTTTATTATCAACTAAATGAAGATGTGCTTAAAAACACTTTGCTTAAAGAAATGGAATTTATTTTACAAAATGACAATGATAGTAGCACGCTAGTAAAAACCCTATACATGTATAAATCTTTATTTGCTCAACAATATCTTGATAAAAATTTACTTAAAATTTGGATTAATGAAAATTGGCAGGTTTTAAGCAAATATCAAATTTCAAATGAGAGTTTTTTAAGCGGTATCGATGAGCTGACTAAAATTAACTTAAATCATTTTAAAGAAAACGAGCAAAGCATACGCACAAGTATATTTAAACTTGGCAAAACTTCAAGAGCAGAAAGAATTTATATTTTACTTGATTTTATAAATTATGAGAAAAAAAGAAAAAAATACAATCTCAAGGATGATTTAGGATTTGCTGCCAATAGTGTTTTTGCTCCAAGTAGCAAAATTGACTTGATAGAAAGAATTTATACTAAAAATGGAATGCTTGAGTTTTTAAATAGCCTCAACACAGATATAGATAAAGCGACCCAAATTGAAGCTTTTATGTTTGCAAATAAAAATTTAAAAACGGAAGATAAAAACGCGTTAGCCATGGCTATACTTAAAATTTATCTTGATGCATATCAAAATAAATGGCAAAGCATATTACATTCTCTTGCTCCACAAAAATATAATACAAAAGATGGATTTTTAAACGAGCTTAGTATATTATCTAAAAAAGAAAATCCTGTGCAAACTCTACTGACAATTATCAATTCTAATACAAATTTAAACGATCCTTTATTACTCACTCAAGCATACAATCTTGGTTTAAATGCTAGTGAAATTAAAAATAGTTTTGTTAATTTTACTAAGGTATTTGAACCTTATCACCAATTAAATTCTCAAAATAAATTGGTCGATGCAGGAACCTCGGCTCTTGGTTTAAAAACAGAAGATAAAAATGAAGTCAAACTTTTAGAGCTTTTAAGTGCTGATATTATGCGAATTCACACTAAAATTACCGAATTTACAACGACAAATACACAAAGTGCTGAAGAAAAAATTATCTACGCTCTTGGAAAAAGCAAAGATACTAATGATGCTTTTACTCTTTTTAATGCTGATATTAAAAAACTTCCAGGTGGATTTGAAAAGTATTATAAACAACTTTCTTTAGATGCTTGGAATTTAATCGAAAATCACGGAATTTCTTTATTTAACACAGCGTGGTTTGATGAAGTTTATACTCCTTTTATCAACAATGTTGCTTTATTGTATCCATTTAATGAAACAAGCTCTGAAGAATTAAGTATAGATGCATTCAAAAGCTTTTTTGGTAAAAACGGAACTTTAAATAGATTTTTAAACAAATATTTTAATGGGGTCTTAATTAAAAGAAAAAATAGTTATAGTGTTAAAAATGAATTGAGTTCAAAAATGAATTTTTCCAAAGATTTTTTAAATTTTATTTCTACAGCAAATGTGCTTTCCAATTTAATGTTAAACGCTAATGATAATATAAAAGTAAGTTATACGCTCAAAAGCCTTGATTTAAGTGCAGATTTTTCTTTTATAGAATTTGGATACAATAATCTTAGCACAAAGTATGACCATACTTTAAACACAAATTTAGCAATCATTGCAGAGCATTTTAATCATAGTAGTAATTTAAATTTTACAGCTTATAATTATGCGAATTCGAATCTAAGTTACCAGAAAAATTATAAAGGGGAATGGGCTTGGTATCGATTTGCTAATGAAAATAAAAAAGCAAATAATTATGGCTTTATTTTTGAAAATAACACAAAGATGTATTTTGATTTTGCTCTAATAGGCGATATACATACCATTATAACCACGCTTAAATCACTTAAAATTACAGAAAATGTTACAGGGAATGCAAAATGA